CCGCCGGCGGAGATCTGGGCGCAGCGGATGGCCACCATGTATTCGCCGTCGCCGTTGGCGGTGCACCAGCCGACAGCCCCGGCGTAGAAGCCGCGGTCTGTTTCGATGGTGGCGATGACGTCGGCGGCCGGGTCGGTGGGTGTGCCGCAGATGGCGGGCGTGGGGTGGGTGGCCAGCGCCAGCTCCAGGGCGGTGGTGTTTGGTTTGACGGTGCCGGTGATGGGGGTGGCCAGGTGCCACATGTCCTTGGTGCAGGTCAGTTCGGGCTGGTCGGGGATGTGCAGTTCGGTGCACAGGGGGGTCAGGCAGGCGCGGAGGTGGTCAACCACAAAGCGGTGTTCGGCACGGTCCTTGGCGGAGGCCTGGAGCTGTGCGGCCGCGGCGCGGTCAGCTTGCGGGTCTCGGTGGCGCGGGGCGGAGCCGGCCAGCGGGAAGGCGCTGACGGTGGTGCCGTGGCGGCGGACCAGGACTTCGGGGGAGGAGCCCACGAGGTGGACGCCGCGGTAGCGCGGTCCTGCGGGGGTGAGGTCGACGCACAGGCCGTCTTTGTTGGGGGAGGCGTCGATGAGCCGGGAGGCCACCAGCAGCGGGTCGATGGGGGAGTCGAAGGCGATGTCTACGGCGCGGGCAAGGACTACTTTGTCCAGGCGGGAGTGGGCGATGGTGGCCACGGCGGCTTCTACTCGGCGGAGGTGTTCTTCTTCCTCGGGGTCTTCGTCGATGATGCGCCCGCCGAGCGCGCGGGTGTCCGTGCGGTAGTAGGCGTGCGGTTCCAGCGGCCCGTCGGTGATGGCGAAGGTTGCTGGGGTGGTGAGGGCGGCGGCGTCGTCACGCGAAAACGGCAACGCCCCGACGACGATGTCCGCCTCACCACGGTGCAGTGCGTCCACGGCGGCCCACGGGTCCTGGAAGG
Above is a genomic segment from Corynebacterium uberis containing:
- a CDS encoding isochorismate synthase — its product is MSASLPEPLPEPLPDSQASPSRPASAPDFLLSRAHRSVRAQGTAATFQDPWAAVDALHRGEADIVVGALPFSRDDAAALTTPATFAITDGPLEPHAYYRTDTRALGGRIIDEDPEEEEHLRRVEAAVATIAHSRLDKVVLARAVDIAFDSPIDPLLVASRLIDASPNKDGLCVDLTPAGPRYRGVHLVGSSPEVLVRRHGTTVSAFPLAGSAPRHRDPQADRAAAAQLQASAKDRAEHRFVVDHLRACLTPLCTELHIPDQPELTCTKDMWHLATPITGTVKPNTTALELALATHPTPAICGTPTDPAADVIATIETDRGFYAGAVGWCTANGDGEYMVAIRCAQISAGGTRARAWAGGGIVAESDPEAELAETTAKLHTMLRALGLG